Proteins encoded by one window of Rattus rattus isolate New Zealand chromosome 10, Rrattus_CSIRO_v1, whole genome shotgun sequence:
- the B3galt2 gene encoding beta-1,3-galactosyltransferase 2 encodes MLQWRRRHCCFAKMTWNAKRSLFRTHLMGVLSLVFLFAMFLFFNHHDWLPGRPGFKENPVTYTFRGFRSTKTETNQSSLRNIWKEVVPQTLRPQTATNSNNTELSPQGVTGLENTLSANGSIYNEKGTGHPNSYHFKYIINEPEKCQEKSPFLILLIAAEPGQIEARRAIRQTWGNETLAPGIQITRIFLLGIGIKLNGYLQHAIQEESTQYHDIIQQEYLDTYYNLTIKTLMGMNWVATYCPHTPYVMKTDSDMFVNTEYLIHKLLKPDLPPRHNYFTGYLMRGYAPNRNKDSKWYMPPDLYPSERYPVFCSGTGYVFSGDLAEKIFKVSLGIRRLHLEDVYVGICLAKLRVDPVPPPNEFVFNHWRVSYSSCKYSHLITSHQFQPSELIKYWNHLQQNKHNACVNAAKEKAGRYRHRKLH; translated from the coding sequence ATGCTTCAGTGGAGGAGAAGACACTGCTGCTTTGCAAAAATGACCTGGAATGCTAAAAGGTCTCTGTTCCGGACTCACCTTATGGGTGTACTTTCTCTAGTGTTTCTTTttgctatgtttttgtttttcaatcatCATGACTGGTTACCAGGTAGACCAGGATTCAAAGAAAATCCTGTGACATACACTTTCCGAGGATTTCGTTCTACAAAAACTGAGACAAATCAAAGCTCCCTTCGGAACATCTGGAAAGAAGTAGTTCCTCAGACTTTGCGGCCTCAGACAGCAACTAACTCCAACAACACAGAGCTATCACCACAAGGAGTTACAGGACTAGAGAACACTCTCAGCGCCAACGGAAGCATTTATAATGAAAAGGGTACTGGACATCCAAACTCTTACCATTTCAAATATATCATCAATGAGCCTGAAAAATGCCAAGAGAAAAGTCCATTTTTAATCCTACTAATAGCTGCAGAGCCTGGACAAATAGAAGCAAGAAGAGCTATACGGCAAACTTGGGGCAACGAAACTTTAGCACCTGGCATCCAAATCACAAGGATTTTCTTGTTGGGCATAGGTATTAAGCTAAATGGCTATCTTCAACATGCAATCCAAGAAGAAAGCACACAGTATCATGATATAATTCAGCAGGAATACTTAGATACATACTATAATCTGACCATTAAAACACTAATGGGTATGAACTGGGTTGCAACATACTGTCCACATACTCCATATGTTATGAAAACGGACAGTGATATGTTTGTCAACACAGAATACTTAATACACAAGTTACTAAAGCCAGACCTGCCTCCTAGACATAACTATTTTACTGGGTATCTAATGAGAGGATATGCAcctaacagaaacaaagacagcaagTGGTACATGCCACCAGACCTGTACCCAAGTGAGCGTTACCCTGTCTTCTGCTCAGGAACTGGTTATGTTTTTTCTGGGGATCTGGCAGAAAAGATATTTAAGGTTTCTTTAGGTATCCGTCGTTTGCACTTGGAAGATGTATATGTAGGGATCTGTCTTGCCAAGTTGAGAGTTGATCCAGTGCCCCCTCCCAATGAGTTCGTGTTCAATCACTGGCGAGTTTCTTATTCAAGCTGTAAATACAGCCACCTAATTACCTCTCATCAGTTCCAGCCTAGTGAACTGATAAAATACTGGAATCATTTACAACAAAATAAGCACAACGCCTGTGTCAACGCAGCaaaggaaaaggcaggcaggTATCGGCACCGCAAACTACACTAG